The stretch of DNA ACCTCCTGCGCGACGATCCGGCCTGAGGCGGGGCGATCCCGGCCGCGGGTCCCGGGAACCGCTCCGGTCCGTCGGCGTCGGGGCAGGCTCGCGACGGGGGTCGGATCGGCCCCTGCAAGCCGGCCCGGTCTCCCCGCCCCCGTCCGGCACGGGGTCCCCCCGAACGAGGAAGGCCCCGCCTCCGGCGGGGCCTTCCCGGGTGCGGTGATGCGGCCGACCGGCTATTCCGCCGGGGTCGCCGGCCGCAGCCGCACCGCCTGGGCCAGGCGGATCAGCTCGCGGGCGGTCAGGCCGCGATTCTCCTGCTGCGACCAGATCTCCCCGACCGGCCGCGCTGCGCCGGGCCTCGCCTCGCCGCTTCGCGTCCCGCAGGATCGATCGGGCCGGCGGGGCTCGGCGCCCGCGACCCGGTAGGCTCTCGCTGCCGTTCTCATGCGTGCTCCCAAGCGAGCTCTTCGGGCGAACCGGCCGCATGGTTAGCGAAGCGTGGCTTTTTACGGAATTCTTGAATTGGCGCGGCGGCGCGCTACCCGGTCCGATCGGCGGACGATTCCGCGGGCCGAAGGACGGAATCGGCGGACGGTCCCGTCCGCGGAAGGGGCGCGGAAGGGGAATGTGTGGGCCATCAGCCGGCGACGCGGTTCCTGTTCCCCGCTGCGCCGACCCTCCCGCGACCACCCGGCCCACTGAGCCTCACAGGCTGGCGGGGAGAACTGGTCCACCGCCAACTCGTCGTCGCGAGCTCCCTCACGGTCCAGCCTGTCGGCGGAGCCGGAGCGCCACAGGGTACGTCCACGAGGGAGACGTGTCGTCTGACAGGTCGCGCCCAAGGGGGCAAGGGGCGGTTTGACGCCCTTTCCGACGCCCCTCGGCGTCCCCCGCCCGGCCGTCATGCGCCGCGAGCATGGCGGTCGCGCGGTGAAAACGATTGCAGGGTGCAGCGCAACATGGGAGAAGGATGCCGCACCGCAGCGATGGCGTCGCGGCGGTGCAGCCCTCTTTGGGCGTTTCCTCCCTAGACTTCGGGCCGCCTCGCAAGGGCGGCCTTTTTTCTGTTCCGCGCGCCCTATCTGCGACGGAACGGGCCGTGATCGGGCCTGCGTGAGAGGTTTTCGGAAATGGAGCGCCCACGGAGCGTCGGCCTCGCCTGGTACGAGCCGGGCGACTATCCCCGGATCCGGGAGGCGGCGCCCGATTCCGGCCTGCCCGAGAGCTACGCCACCTGGCAGATGTCGGCGCTCCAGATCGAGCGCGAGGTGGCGCGCAGCGGGGTGGCGGTGGCCCGCATCCGGATCGAGCCGGAGGCCTTCCTGGCCTGGTGCCGCGCGCGCGAGGCCGCGCCCGACGCCAAGGCGCGGGCCGCCTTCGTGCGCGAGACGCACGAGGCGACCGCGTCAGGCTGAGCCGCATTCCCCGATCCCGTCGAGGGCCGCCGCCAGCGCGGCCTGCGTCGCAGGACCGGGCCGCACCAGGGGCAGGCGCAGGTCGGGGGAAAGGCCCGGGCGCAGGAGCGCCAGGGCGAGCTTGACCGGGCCAGGATCGGTCTCCCGCGACAGCGCCGCGACCAGCGGCATCAGCCGGGCCTGGATCACCCGGGCGCGGACGGGGTCGCCCGCGCGGACGGCCCGCTGCAGGGCGGCGCAGGCGCCCGGCACGAGGTTGGCGACCACCGACAGGCAGCCCTGCCCGCCCATCATCGCGTGGGCGGCGGCGGTGGCGTCGTCGCCCGAGAGATGGAGGAAGCCCGGGCCGGTGGCCCCCCCGACCGGGGCGAGCCGGGCGAGGTCGCCGGTCGCGTCGACCAGCCCGGCGAGGCCCGGCAGGGCGGCGAGGCGCGCCAGGGTCTCGGGCCGGACGTCGATCCCGGTGCGGGCCGGGACCGCGTGGAGGAGGAGCGGCCGGGCGGCCGCCGCGGCGATCGCCGCGTAATGCCGGAACAGCCCCTCCTGCGTCGGGCGGTTGTAGAACGGCGTGACCGCCAGGGTGGCGTCGGCCCCGGCGGCCTCCGCCGCCAGGGTCCGGACGACGGCCGTGCGGGTGCAGTTGCTCTCGGTGGCGGCGATCACCGGGATCCGGCCCCCGGCCGCCGCGAGGGCGACGCGCAGGACCCGGTCGCGCTCCGCTTCCGTGAGGGTCGGGCCTTCGCCGGTCGGGCCGCCGACCACCAGGCCTTCGGCCCCCTCGGCGACCTGCCAGGCGACGAGATCGCCGAGCGCCCGCTCGTCGAGCCGGGTCCCGCCCGCCGCAAAAGGCGTGACCAGGGCGGTGAGCGCACCGCCGAGCCTGTGGGCGGGGCTCACGGGGCGAGGGCCAGGGTGGTCTCGGCGAGGCGCACGGCGTCGGGCCGGCGGCCGGTCTCGGCGGCGGCGTAATGCAGCGCGTCGCGGCAGGTGCGGAAGATGCCGCCGCCGAGGCCATGGGTCTCGACGGCGAGCCAGTGGCCCTCGGCGCTGCGGCCGACGAGGAAGGCGAGGGGGAGACGGGCCGATCGATGGGCCGGCGTCGCGGCGTCCACGGGGTGGGGCATCGGGGGGTCGGGGTTCGCGCGGCCGTCCTGCGGCCGCCCCCTCAAGGTGTCCCGGTCGCCGTCAAGGATCGAGGCGGACCGATCGGTCCCGGTATCAGGATCCCGTAGGGTTTTGCCGTCGGGACGCGGGCGCGCGCCCACACGGCGACACCCCCGCGGAGGATCGCGAGGGCGAGGACCGTGCCGACGAGGAGGCGGATCAGGTCCCTGCCCCGCATGGCGCGCGTCGAGGCGTTCCCGTTACGGCCGTCGGCTCGAACCGGCGGATCTCGCCGGCCGCCATCACGGCATCGCGGCCGCGGGCTTCGTTCGGCGGGGTCCCCGCCATGGCTCGTCCCCTTCCTCGCAACCGGCTTGTCCGCGCCGGAGACTATGTGCGAGCCCGGGACGGGTCCAAGTCAAAGGATGAATGGGTCGATGCGCGAACGGCATCGGCCGAAGCCCGAAAGCCGGTCCCATCGCATCGATGCCGGGATCAGGAGGCGAGCCCGTAGACCGCGTCGCCGAGACGGTGGAAGATCGTGCCGCCTTTCGCGCGCTTCCACAGACGGGTGTTGAGGGCCGCCACCGGATCGTGGCCCGGCAGGGTCAGGCCGCGGGCCGCGAGCCGTTCCCAGATCTCGGCGGCATGCATCGGCCGCCCGGCCTCGGCCAGGATCTCTTCCGCCGCCGCCATCAGCCGGCGACCCTCCTGACGCCCCGCCGCGCCGGCGGGGGCCGGGGACCCGTCCGGCGGCGGGACGGGAGCGGCTTCGGGTTCCGGGACAGGCGCCCGGGCGGGCTCCGTCCGCGGCGCCTCGGGTACGGCGCGCGGTGCCGGAGCCTCCACCGGAGCGGGCGCGGCCCGCGCCGGTTCGACGCCGGCGCCCGGCCGGGCGAGCCGGCGGCCGAGATCGAGGTAGAGCTCGTGCTCGGCGATGGCCCGGTCGAGGGCGGCGCGCTGGCGCCGCAGGTCGTCCAGCCGGGCCTCCGTTTCCGCTTCCGACAGGAACATGTCGCCCTCTTGGAATATTCTATATTCCAGGGAAACACTCTACCACTCCCTGGAATAGCTAGAATAGGAATATTCCATATGGGTGCAAGCCCGTTGTGGCATCGCCGGGGTACGGTCCACCGCGGAATGACCGCCGCGGGCGCGGATCGTCCCTTCCCCACGTTGCTCCCGACCTCCGTCTCGCGCGAGGCTGGCCGGGACGGCCATGGGTGGCGGAGCGGAACTCGCCATGCCGGTCGGGAATATGGAATGAATGCGAAACATTCTCATATTCTATTGGGAACGTGGCCATCCGAGATCGTGCCTGTTCCCTCCGGCGTCATCCCGGGTCCCGTCGAGAGACGTCTTCCCATGGGCCGGACCGGGCGATGCAACCGCCCGAACGTGCCTCGTCCCGAGGGCGCGAACCCGGGAGCCCGCGCCCTCCCTTCACGCCGCCCCGGCCCTGACCGCCGCGGCCTTGCGGCGGGCGGGCTTGGGCGGCACCAGGAGGGAGCCGGGATCGGTCGGCATCAGCTGGAGGCCGGCCTCGTCGAGGCTGATCGGCAGCTTCGGGAAGACCTCCTTGACGTGGGCGACGTCGGCCTTGAACGCCTGGCGGAAGCTGCGGAGCGACGCGTTGTCGGCGCCGAACTGCCTGTGGACCGTGTCCCAGTTCAGGCGCAACGGGCGCTGGAGGCTGCGCAGGCGGTAGCCGATCCAGAACAGCAGGTCGAGCTTGCGCGCCGAGCCCGAGAAGGCCCGGGCGGCCCGGATGTCGACCGGCAGGGCGTGCTGGACCAGGTTGTCGTAGAAGTCCTGGTGGAACTGCACCGTCTTCGACCAGGCGATGCCGTCCTGGCCGCCCGAGCGCCAGAGGTCGAGCTGGCGGAACGGCGGCATGGTGATGGTCGAGGAGCGCGACTGCCCGTCCCACAGGCCGATCTGCATCGTGCAGGCGGCGAGCCGATGCAGCTGCTCCTTGAACTGCCGGATCGTGCCGCGCTCGCCGCCGGTGACGGCGAACCCCATCTCGCGCATGAAGCCCGACAGGCTGTCGGCGACCTCGACCGTGGGGCTGCGCTGTCGCACCGCCTCGGTGCAGAGATGCAGGAGCACCAGCCGGGCCTTGGGGCCGTAGGGCAGGCCCTGCAATTCCATCTGGCCGGTCGCCGGGTTCTTCAGCCGTCCGGCCAGGATGCTCAGCGTGTTGCGGCCGTATTCCCGGAAGAATTCCCGCTCCTCGCCGGGATCGCGATAGGGCAAGCCGCAGAGCGCCAGCACGGAATGGATGTGCTGGATCGTGTCCGGGGTGACGGGCTCGGCCTCGATCACCATCCGCACCGCGTCGCGCCGGCGCTGGTCGCGCCCCATGGCGGCGCGGGCATCCTGCTTTCGGCCGGTCTCCGCCCGCTCGGCGTCGCGCAGGGCCTGGCGGTGGGCGATGTGCTCGACGATGACCGCGAACAGGAACCCGCCCCGGGCCGCTTCCAGCTCGGCCACCA from Methylobacterium aquaticum encodes:
- the dapA gene encoding 4-hydroxy-tetrahydrodipicolinate synthase, yielding MSPAHRLGGALTALVTPFAAGGTRLDERALGDLVAWQVAEGAEGLVVGGPTGEGPTLTEAERDRVLRVALAAAGGRIPVIAATESNCTRTAVVRTLAAEAAGADATLAVTPFYNRPTQEGLFRHYAAIAAAAARPLLLHAVPARTGIDVRPETLARLAALPGLAGLVDATGDLARLAPVGGATGPGFLHLSGDDATAAAHAMMGGQGCLSVVANLVPGACAALQRAVRAGDPVRARVIQARLMPLVAALSRETDPGPVKLALALLRPGLSPDLRLPLVRPGPATQAALAAALDGIGECGSA
- a CDS encoding HTH domain-containing protein; its protein translation is MFLSEAETEARLDDLRRQRAALDRAIAEHELYLDLGRRLARPGAGVEPARAAPAPVEAPAPRAVPEAPRTEPARAPVPEPEAAPVPPPDGSPAPAGAAGRQEGRRLMAAAEEILAEAGRPMHAAEIWERLAARGLTLPGHDPVAALNTRLWKRAKGGTIFHRLGDAVYGLAS
- a CDS encoding replication protein RepA, with the protein product MSIEAKIAAIHDEDLVAELEAARGGFLFAVIVEHIAHRQALRDAERAETGRKQDARAAMGRDQRRRDAVRMVIEAEPVTPDTIQHIHSVLALCGLPYRDPGEEREFFREYGRNTLSILAGRLKNPATGQMELQGLPYGPKARLVLLHLCTEAVRQRSPTVEVADSLSGFMREMGFAVTGGERGTIRQFKEQLHRLAACTMQIGLWDGQSRSSTITMPPFRQLDLWRSGGQDGIAWSKTVQFHQDFYDNLVQHALPVDIRAARAFSGSARKLDLLFWIGYRLRSLQRPLRLNWDTVHRQFGADNASLRSFRQAFKADVAHVKEVFPKLPISLDEAGLQLMPTDPGSLLVPPKPARRKAAAVRAGAA